Proteins encoded by one window of Hafnia alvei:
- a CDS encoding flagellar biosynthesis anti-sigma factor FlgM — MKVTSTQYNLTQAVNNTANTKSANAESATPLRAQATTPVDPVLGEAQGQLAAMPEVDMDRVNAMKDAISAGKIDINLDELTLAIEKYYKG, encoded by the coding sequence ATGAAAGTAACTTCAACCCAGTACAACCTGACTCAGGCCGTCAACAATACTGCAAACACGAAGAGTGCCAATGCAGAGTCTGCGACCCCCTTACGTGCTCAGGCCACCACACCGGTTGATCCCGTGCTGGGTGAAGCTCAGGGGCAACTTGCGGCCATGCCGGAAGTGGATATGGATCGCGTTAACGCGATGAAAGACGCCATCAGTGCCGGCAAAATTGACATCAATCTGGACGAACTCACGCTCGCCATAGAGAAATATTACAAAGGATAG
- the flgH gene encoding flagellar basal body L-ring protein FlgH produces the protein MKKQMLMCVLLMALAGCESPALLVHKDDAAYAPPEEILQQPVAVQGGGLYNAGYNWSLTQDRRAYRVGDILTVRLDESTQSSKQARTNFGKKNDASIAAPEAFGHSVDKLSGSIGADRSFNGNASSAQQNMLRGSITVAVHKILANGVLVVRGEKWLTLNQGDEYMRVTGLVRTDDIERDNTISSQRIANARISYAGRGALSDSNSAGWLTRIFNHPLFPI, from the coding sequence ATGAAAAAGCAGATGTTGATGTGTGTCCTGTTGATGGCGCTAGCGGGTTGTGAAAGCCCTGCGCTGCTTGTTCACAAGGATGATGCGGCCTATGCGCCGCCAGAGGAAATACTGCAGCAGCCGGTTGCAGTGCAGGGTGGCGGGCTATACAACGCCGGTTACAACTGGTCTCTGACCCAGGATCGCCGTGCATACCGCGTGGGCGATATTCTGACGGTACGACTTGATGAGTCTACGCAGTCTAGCAAACAGGCGCGCACCAACTTCGGCAAGAAGAATGATGCGTCTATTGCCGCACCGGAAGCCTTTGGCCACTCAGTAGATAAGCTGAGTGGCTCTATCGGTGCGGATCGCTCCTTTAACGGCAATGCCTCTTCCGCTCAGCAAAATATGCTGCGCGGTTCTATCACCGTGGCGGTACATAAAATCTTGGCTAACGGGGTTTTAGTGGTGCGCGGCGAGAAGTGGCTGACCCTCAATCAGGGCGATGAATATATGCGCGTCACCGGATTGGTTCGAACCGATGATATCGAGCGTGATAACACCATTTCGTCGCAGCGCATTGCGAACGCGCGTATCTCGTATGCAGGCCGTGGTGCGTTAAGTGACTCCAACTCAGCCGGTTGGCTGACGCGGATCTTTAACCATCCGCTGTTCCCTATTTAA
- the flgA gene encoding flagellar basal body P-ring formation chaperone FlgA codes for MKETSKPSTSSARKQIYALAVEVATADINREAKRKNWKDFNAKMNVFIPSEVSSYRVCSQPLQAALPTGDTRDLSRLRYDIRCEDANGWEVDVTVKPDIYLPVIVAKNTLERGAVISPSDIELKKRNISSSRAGVITNPDEVVGLTVKRRIRDLQPISPAQLDQPIMVDRGQRVVMIAEQDGIEARTMGEAMKKGRKGDMIKVKNESSQRVVSAVVDNMGVVRMLYAPGQ; via the coding sequence ATGAAAGAAACCTCCAAGCCCAGCACATCTAGCGCTCGCAAGCAGATTTATGCCCTCGCGGTAGAAGTGGCCACGGCCGATATCAATCGCGAGGCCAAACGTAAAAATTGGAAAGATTTCAACGCGAAAATGAACGTGTTTATTCCGTCGGAGGTCAGCAGCTATCGGGTTTGTTCCCAGCCATTGCAGGCCGCGCTGCCGACCGGAGATACACGCGATCTGAGCCGTCTGCGTTATGACATTCGCTGTGAAGATGCCAACGGGTGGGAGGTCGATGTAACCGTGAAGCCGGATATCTATCTGCCGGTCATTGTGGCGAAGAACACCCTTGAGCGCGGTGCGGTCATTTCCCCTTCTGACATCGAGTTAAAAAAACGCAATATCTCCAGCAGCCGCGCGGGGGTTATCACCAATCCTGATGAAGTCGTGGGATTAACCGTGAAACGCCGTATTCGCGATTTACAGCCTATTAGTCCAGCCCAGCTCGATCAGCCCATCATGGTCGATCGCGGCCAGCGCGTCGTGATGATTGCCGAACAAGACGGCATCGAGGCTCGCACCATGGGCGAAGCAATGAAAAAGGGTCGTAAAGGCGACATGATCAAAGTGAAAAACGAAAGCAGCCAGCGCGTGGTCAGCGCCGTTGTCGACAATATGGGCGTTGTACGAATGCTTTACGCACCGGGTCAGTAA
- the flgK gene encoding flagellar hook-associated protein FlgK, which translates to MSLISNAYSGIQAAKLGMNTVGMNVQNALTPGYSRQGILQSAVGPMGSVGLSAGNGVQVDSIRRISDQYLTSQVWGTNSKANYYDSGQKYIGALESVIGTDTTSLGNGIDKLFASLNELTTEPDSPALRQQLINEAQSMATRFNNINNFITSQKTSINSQRNATVDSVNTLSSNIAGYNQKIAELEATGGNTNVLRDQRDELVKQMSSMVDVKVSEDAKGNYTVALPNGQPLVNGQSSGQLATTTQPDGSQLLTLKYAGSEYSINPATGGQLGALNDYEQGTLKEMQESVQGMAESIATMFNDQLGQGFDLNGQPGKPLFNFDLSNPAGMLTITDIKPDELALSGKNDETGNGDNLNLLIELKNKKVDIGGMGNMSINEGAAAIISSIGIASRENQTEAEAAISVYVEAQNQRDNLSAVDQDEEAINLQVYMNAYQSNMKVIAAGNQIFSDLLNLL; encoded by the coding sequence ATGAGTTTAATCAGTAACGCTTACAGCGGCATTCAAGCCGCCAAGTTAGGTATGAATACCGTTGGTATGAACGTTCAGAATGCCTTAACGCCGGGCTATAGCCGCCAAGGTATTTTGCAAAGTGCCGTAGGGCCGATGGGCTCCGTGGGGCTGTCTGCGGGTAACGGTGTTCAGGTTGACAGTATTCGCCGCATCTCGGATCAGTATTTGACCAGTCAGGTATGGGGCACCAACAGCAAAGCTAACTATTATGATTCTGGGCAGAAGTATATTGGTGCGCTGGAGTCGGTGATTGGCACGGATACCACCAGTTTGGGCAACGGTATCGATAAACTTTTTGCTTCGCTTAATGAGCTCACCACCGAGCCCGATTCTCCTGCGCTGCGTCAGCAATTAATCAACGAAGCGCAGTCGATGGCGACGCGTTTTAATAACATTAATAATTTTATTACTAGCCAGAAGACGTCAATCAATAGTCAGCGTAATGCCACGGTAGACAGCGTGAATACGCTTAGCTCGAACATTGCAGGTTATAACCAGAAAATTGCTGAGCTTGAAGCCACCGGCGGTAACACCAACGTGCTGCGCGATCAGCGTGATGAGCTGGTGAAACAGATGAGCAGCATGGTTGACGTGAAAGTCAGCGAAGACGCGAAAGGCAATTACACGGTCGCTTTGCCGAATGGTCAGCCGTTGGTTAACGGGCAGAGTTCGGGCCAACTCGCCACCACGACCCAGCCAGATGGCAGTCAGTTACTGACGCTAAAATATGCTGGTTCTGAATACTCGATTAATCCGGCAACCGGCGGTCAGCTTGGTGCGCTGAATGATTATGAGCAGGGTACGCTCAAAGAAATGCAGGAATCGGTTCAGGGCATGGCGGAATCTATTGCAACCATGTTCAACGATCAGCTCGGACAAGGTTTCGATCTGAATGGTCAGCCGGGTAAGCCGCTGTTTAATTTCGATTTGAGTAATCCAGCAGGCATGCTGACCATCACCGACATCAAACCCGATGAGCTGGCGCTTTCAGGTAAAAATGATGAAACGGGTAACGGCGATAACCTGAATTTGCTGATTGAACTGAAAAACAAGAAGGTGGATATCGGCGGCATGGGCAATATGAGCATCAACGAAGGTGCCGCCGCGATTATTAGTTCTATCGGTATTGCTAGCCGTGAGAACCAGACCGAAGCCGAAGCAGCCATATCTGTCTATGTAGAAGCGCAGAATCAGCGTGACAACCTCAGCGCGGTCGATCAGGACGAAGAAGCAATTAATCTTCAGGTTTACATGAATGCCTATCAATCAAATATGAAAGTGATTGCGGCGGGTAACCAGATCTTCTCCGATTTACTGAATCTGCTCTGA
- a CDS encoding flagellar basal body P-ring protein FlgI — translation MCRFLTLVVALLWSSMSLAQPLGSLVDVQGVRGNQLIGYSLVVGLDGTGDKNQVKFTSQSVTNMLRQFGVQLPAKIDPKVKNVAAVAISATLPPMYARGQSVDITVSSIGDAKSLRGGTLLLTQLRGADGEVYALAQGNVVVGGFKAEGDSGSSITMNTPTVGRVPNGASIEREIPSDFQVSNLVTLNLKRPSFKTANNVAVALNQAFGANTATAQSATNVVVRAPQDAGARVAFMSMLEDVQINAGKQPPRVVFNARTGTVVIGDGVVVRAAAVSHGNLTVSIRESRNVSQPNAFSNGETVTTPQSDIDVNRGQGQMVTVAAGTSLRSIVNTINSLGAAPDDTMAILQALHEAGALDAELVVI, via the coding sequence ATGTGCAGATTCCTTACGCTGGTTGTCGCCCTCCTGTGGAGTTCAATGTCATTGGCGCAGCCATTAGGCTCGCTGGTGGATGTGCAAGGCGTTCGTGGTAACCAACTGATTGGTTACAGTTTGGTGGTGGGTTTAGACGGCACCGGTGACAAAAATCAGGTGAAGTTCACCAGCCAATCGGTCACCAATATGCTGCGTCAGTTTGGCGTACAGCTACCGGCCAAGATTGACCCTAAAGTGAAAAACGTGGCGGCGGTGGCAATTAGCGCCACGCTGCCTCCGATGTATGCACGCGGGCAGTCTGTTGATATCACCGTTTCCTCTATCGGTGATGCCAAAAGCTTGCGCGGCGGTACGTTGCTGCTGACTCAACTGCGCGGTGCCGATGGCGAAGTTTATGCATTGGCACAGGGGAACGTGGTGGTCGGCGGTTTTAAAGCCGAAGGCGATAGCGGTTCCAGTATCACCATGAACACGCCAACCGTTGGACGCGTACCGAACGGGGCGTCGATTGAGCGTGAAATTCCTAGCGATTTTCAGGTGAGTAATCTGGTTACGTTGAACCTGAAACGTCCAAGCTTTAAAACGGCAAACAACGTTGCCGTGGCGCTGAATCAGGCCTTTGGTGCGAATACTGCCACGGCGCAAAGTGCGACCAACGTCGTGGTGCGAGCGCCGCAGGACGCAGGCGCTCGCGTAGCCTTTATGTCGATGCTGGAAGACGTGCAGATTAACGCCGGTAAACAGCCGCCTCGCGTGGTGTTTAACGCACGAACAGGAACGGTAGTGATTGGCGACGGCGTTGTGGTGCGGGCTGCCGCTGTTTCTCACGGTAATTTAACCGTCAGCATTCGCGAAAGCCGCAACGTAAGCCAACCTAATGCCTTCAGCAACGGTGAGACGGTCACTACACCACAAAGCGATATTGATGTGAACCGAGGCCAAGGCCAGATGGTGACCGTTGCCGCAGGCACCAGCCTGCGTAGCATCGTAAACACCATCAATAGCTTAGGCGCCGCGCCGGATGACACCATGGCTATCTTGCAGGCATTACACGAAGCAGGCGCGTTAGACGCTGAACTCGTGGTTATTTAA
- a CDS encoding flagellar basal body protein — translation MGLSFDKALGVHPQAVQLRLSRAELLSANLANVDTPNFQAKDIDFAAEMQRSSLNFSTNNSAELKYRVPYQPASDGNTVALDVEQAEFSKNALDYQTSLAFLNMKFVGLKKAIDGK, via the coding sequence GTGGGCTTAAGTTTTGACAAGGCATTAGGTGTTCATCCACAGGCGGTACAGCTTCGACTTTCCCGAGCAGAGCTGTTATCGGCGAACTTAGCTAACGTCGACACCCCAAACTTTCAGGCTAAAGATATTGATTTTGCCGCTGAGATGCAACGTTCGAGTTTGAACTTTTCGACGAATAACTCGGCAGAACTCAAATATCGCGTGCCTTATCAGCCCGCTAGCGATGGCAACACGGTTGCTCTGGACGTTGAGCAGGCTGAGTTCTCGAAAAACGCGCTGGATTACCAAACCAGCTTAGCGTTTTTAAACATGAAGTTTGTGGGTCTTAAAAAGGCAATTGACGGTAAGTAA
- the flgL gene encoding flagellar hook-associated protein FlgL produces MRVSGLYNANMMTYQMGKNGTQMNKLMQQMSTLQRVNVPSDDPIASSRMVQLNREQSAITQYQSNISRLSGNLSMQESHVTALNNQLTSLNDKLLAASNDTHSSEDMSGFGKEIGSMLDSLVATLNSKNEDGRYLFSGTKTDQKPVVWNETTQSYEYHGNDGTRETAVANGVSITENTNLSGAFSSSGNDLDLLNKLKSISEKMQDPNIPASDYADELNALMGAVKDSSDDVAAIFTDLGGRQNRLTMLDDAHTDVKTANDMVAKDLSGLDMATASVNFQLYYNSMQVSNKTYSMISQLSLFSMM; encoded by the coding sequence ATGCGAGTCAGCGGCCTCTACAACGCCAATATGATGACCTACCAGATGGGTAAAAACGGTACCCAGATGAATAAACTGATGCAGCAGATGTCGACATTGCAGCGCGTCAATGTTCCTTCTGACGATCCCATCGCCAGTTCGCGTATGGTGCAGCTTAACCGTGAACAGTCTGCGATCACCCAGTATCAGAGCAATATCTCGCGTTTGTCTGGCAACCTATCGATGCAGGAGTCGCACGTGACGGCGCTGAACAATCAGCTGACATCGCTTAATGACAAACTGTTGGCGGCGTCTAACGATACTCACAGCAGCGAAGATATGTCCGGCTTTGGCAAAGAGATTGGCTCCATGCTCGATTCTCTGGTGGCGACGCTGAACTCGAAAAACGAAGACGGTCGCTATCTGTTTTCTGGCACCAAAACCGATCAGAAACCGGTAGTGTGGAACGAAACCACCCAGAGCTATGAATACCACGGTAACGACGGTACGCGTGAAACCGCAGTGGCTAACGGCGTGAGCATCACTGAAAATACCAACCTGAGCGGAGCTTTTTCGAGCAGTGGTAACGATCTGGATTTATTAAACAAGCTGAAGTCGATCAGTGAGAAAATGCAGGATCCGAATATTCCAGCTTCTGACTATGCGGATGAGCTCAATGCGCTGATGGGTGCCGTAAAAGATTCTTCAGACGATGTGGCCGCGATCTTTACCGATCTCGGTGGGCGTCAAAATCGTTTAACGATGTTGGATGATGCGCATACGGACGTGAAAACGGCTAATGATATGGTCGCTAAAGATTTGTCAGGTTTAGATATGGCCACGGCGTCGGTCAATTTTCAGCTGTATTACAACTCGATGCAGGTTTCGAATAAAACCTACAGCATGATTAGTCAGCTCTCACTCTTTAGCATGATGTAA
- the flgE gene encoding flagellar hook protein FlgE, with protein sequence MSFSIATSGLNAITQQLSAISNNIANSGTVGFKSGRAEFSALYAQSQPLGVGVSGITQSITRGGNIMASSSALDLAISGNGFFVVRDSAGTEAYTRAGYFGTDTNGNLVNRQGMNLQGYPVDANGVLQVGNVGNLNISSGAIPAKATNGLEFTANLDANAEVPKVTPLDPKDSSSYNNTYTTQVYDSLGREHTLSQYFVKNADNTWTSHYYMDGEPVPDATDPTKGATQTISFSAQGVMEVPNGAVDISLSIPGAEDLNLELNYAGTTQFGSDFSVTKNKGDGYASGEKTGQQIDEEGFVYATFSNGERMLQGQLILANFTNPDGLASQDGTTWAQTSASGTPLTGAPGSGLLGSIKAGALEESNVDLTAELVGLMTAQRNYQANTKVISTNDSMMSGSNGSLNLYRR encoded by the coding sequence ATGAGCTTTAGTATCGCAACTTCGGGCTTGAACGCCATCACTCAGCAGCTTAGCGCTATCAGTAACAACATTGCTAACTCCGGCACCGTGGGCTTCAAGTCGGGCCGTGCGGAGTTCTCTGCGCTGTACGCACAGTCCCAGCCGCTGGGCGTGGGCGTGAGTGGTATCACGCAAAGTATTACCCGTGGCGGTAATATCATGGCCTCTTCAAGCGCGCTGGATCTAGCGATCTCAGGTAACGGTTTCTTCGTGGTGCGTGATAGCGCAGGTACTGAAGCCTATACCCGCGCAGGGTATTTCGGTACAGATACCAACGGGAATCTGGTCAATCGTCAGGGTATGAATTTGCAAGGTTATCCGGTTGATGCCAACGGCGTATTGCAGGTGGGTAACGTGGGTAATCTGAATATTAGCAGCGGTGCGATTCCCGCCAAAGCCACCAACGGGCTGGAGTTCACGGCTAACTTGGATGCTAACGCCGAAGTACCTAAGGTCACGCCGTTAGATCCGAAAGACAGCTCTTCATATAACAATACCTACACCACGCAGGTTTATGACTCTTTGGGCCGTGAGCACACGTTATCGCAGTATTTTGTGAAGAACGCAGATAACACTTGGACCAGCCATTACTACATGGATGGTGAGCCTGTTCCCGATGCGACTGACCCAACGAAAGGGGCTACCCAGACGATTTCCTTTAGCGCTCAGGGCGTGATGGAAGTACCCAATGGAGCCGTTGATATTTCACTGTCTATACCTGGCGCTGAAGATCTGAACCTTGAGCTGAACTACGCGGGAACGACCCAATTTGGTTCTGATTTCTCCGTAACCAAAAACAAAGGTGATGGCTACGCCTCTGGTGAAAAAACGGGTCAGCAGATTGATGAAGAAGGCTTTGTTTATGCCACCTTCTCAAATGGCGAACGCATGCTGCAAGGCCAGCTGATTTTGGCCAACTTTACCAACCCAGATGGACTGGCTTCACAAGATGGTACTACGTGGGCGCAAACTTCTGCATCGGGTACACCGCTGACCGGCGCACCAGGTTCAGGCCTGTTGGGTTCTATTAAAGCGGGTGCATTGGAAGAATCTAACGTCGACTTAACCGCCGAGCTGGTAGGGTTGATGACCGCGCAGCGTAACTATCAGGCTAACACTAAAGTTATCAGCACCAATGACAGCATGATGTCGGGGTCTAATGGATCACTTAATTTATACCGCCGTTAG
- the flgG gene encoding flagellar basal-body rod protein FlgG, producing MNPALWISKTGLAAQDAKMSAISNNLANVNTTGFKRDRVMFDDLFYQTQRAPGAQLDQNNVAPTGIQYGTGVKIVGTQKEFSVGSMQITKQQMDVAITGQGFFQVETPDGDIAYTRAGNLQVNADGVVTNAAGLPLVPAIELPANTKELSIAKDGTVSATVGGEADPVELGQITLVNFVNPAGLEAVGGNLYRETAASGEAVEGVPGEDALGQLEQGTLEGSNVQVVEEMVDMITVQRAYEMNAKMVSAADDMLKFVTQSL from the coding sequence ATGAATCCAGCTTTATGGATCAGCAAAACCGGCCTTGCAGCGCAAGACGCCAAAATGAGCGCCATTTCCAATAACTTGGCGAACGTGAATACCACTGGGTTTAAACGCGACCGCGTGATGTTTGACGATCTGTTCTACCAAACTCAGCGAGCTCCAGGCGCGCAGCTTGATCAGAACAACGTGGCTCCAACCGGCATTCAGTACGGTACCGGTGTGAAAATCGTGGGGACTCAAAAAGAGTTCTCCGTGGGCAGCATGCAGATCACCAAGCAGCAGATGGACGTGGCGATTACGGGCCAAGGCTTCTTCCAAGTAGAAACGCCAGACGGTGATATTGCCTACACGCGTGCGGGCAACCTACAGGTTAACGCCGACGGCGTGGTGACTAACGCCGCTGGTTTACCGTTAGTGCCTGCGATTGAGCTTCCGGCTAACACCAAAGAGCTGTCGATTGCGAAAGACGGCACCGTGTCTGCAACCGTGGGCGGCGAGGCCGATCCGGTAGAGCTTGGGCAAATCACGCTGGTGAATTTTGTTAATCCGGCCGGTTTAGAAGCGGTAGGCGGCAATCTTTACCGCGAAACGGCGGCCAGTGGCGAAGCCGTAGAAGGCGTACCGGGTGAAGATGCCCTTGGACAGTTGGAGCAGGGAACATTGGAAGGTTCAAACGTACAGGTTGTTGAAGAGATGGTCGACATGATCACCGTTCAGCGCGCCTACGAAATGAACGCGAAAATGGTTTCGGCTGCAGATGATATGTTGAAGTTTGTCACTCAGTCGCTGTAA
- a CDS encoding winged helix-turn-helix domain-containing protein: MNKRYCSVNDWLLDISSGSILHLNTGERKRLGEYQLKLLDILTQHAGEILSREELTNMVWERRVIGNNSLPNAVHALRVALEDDGKQQKIIKTIPKKGYLLESSYCRCIETESSNENKNITEIPPEGISTNSNSYNEEEASSDVVSVETSSLGISPEPGYYQEASQLNEPQPARKHSWLAYAVLMLVAVLVSGAMGYKYLTLNNKSIAAAQQENNVYSNIRLYQIVQDGDTSTSKDSLYIKLKDTLYQLNQRLKTKNIYMDVYYKVSDQVLNYTFSVETTCANQQLAMTIYHWRTDTRQLSNLIFRETVRKINEIPACQSQ, encoded by the coding sequence ATGAATAAACGCTACTGTTCTGTTAATGATTGGCTCCTGGACATTTCTTCCGGTTCAATATTGCATTTAAATACCGGCGAAAGAAAAAGACTCGGTGAATACCAATTAAAGCTATTAGATATCCTGACTCAGCATGCGGGAGAAATCCTCTCACGTGAAGAGCTAACCAATATGGTTTGGGAAAGGCGAGTGATAGGAAATAATAGCCTTCCTAATGCCGTGCATGCTTTACGTGTTGCGCTAGAAGATGATGGTAAACAACAAAAAATAATCAAAACCATACCTAAAAAAGGTTATTTACTAGAGTCATCTTATTGCCGCTGTATTGAAACAGAATCATCAAATGAGAATAAGAATATAACAGAGATACCTCCTGAAGGTATTTCTACGAATTCAAACAGCTACAATGAAGAAGAAGCATCGTCTGATGTCGTTAGCGTGGAAACTTCGTCTCTGGGGATCAGTCCTGAACCTGGATATTATCAGGAAGCCTCCCAGCTAAACGAGCCTCAGCCCGCCAGAAAGCATTCATGGTTAGCCTATGCGGTTCTCATGCTGGTCGCCGTACTGGTCAGCGGCGCGATGGGCTATAAGTACCTGACGCTCAATAACAAATCGATCGCTGCCGCTCAGCAGGAAAACAACGTCTACAGCAATATTCGTTTGTATCAGATCGTGCAAGATGGCGACACATCGACATCCAAAGATTCACTTTATATCAAGCTGAAGGACACGCTTTACCAACTCAACCAGCGCTTGAAGACCAAAAACATCTACATGGATGTTTACTATAAGGTCTCTGATCAAGTGCTGAACTATACGTTTTCAGTGGAAACCACCTGTGCCAACCAACAGCTCGCCATGACGATCTACCATTGGCGAACCGATACACGTCAGCTTAGCAACCTGATCTTTCGTGAAACTGTGAGAAAAATAAATGAAATTCCAGCCTGTCAGAGCCAATAA
- the flgF gene encoding flagellar basal-body rod protein FlgF: MDHLIYTAVSGANRSLSQQQIHSNNLANVNTSGFRGDLESALSQQVAGSGYDSRYLVQEQNSGVDMTPGAVRDTGRELDIAIKGNGLIAVGNGNREVYTRNGQMDVSPEGDLTINGRPVIGETGPVVLPPFSDLSIGDDGTITIVPQDGDVNAAMDVDRIKLVDIPADQLSKDADGLLVSTTRNNPRSDAVEIAAGHLESSNISAISEMVSSIALNRQFEAQIKMMKAAEDLATAGNRLIRGS; the protein is encoded by the coding sequence ATGGATCACTTAATTTATACCGCCGTTAGCGGCGCTAACCGCAGCCTGTCACAGCAGCAGATTCATTCGAATAATCTGGCGAACGTGAACACCAGCGGATTTCGTGGTGACTTAGAAAGCGCTTTATCACAGCAGGTGGCGGGGTCGGGCTATGACTCGCGCTATCTGGTGCAGGAGCAAAACAGCGGGGTGGATATGACGCCGGGTGCGGTGAGAGATACCGGACGTGAGCTGGATATAGCCATTAAAGGCAATGGCCTGATTGCCGTGGGTAACGGCAACCGCGAGGTTTACACCCGCAACGGTCAGATGGATGTCAGCCCTGAAGGCGATTTAACCATTAACGGCCGCCCCGTGATTGGTGAAACCGGCCCGGTGGTATTACCGCCGTTTTCCGATCTTTCCATTGGCGATGACGGCACCATTACGATTGTTCCGCAAGATGGTGACGTCAATGCTGCCATGGATGTCGATCGCATCAAACTGGTGGATATTCCTGCGGATCAGCTTTCAAAAGACGCGGACGGTTTGTTGGTGAGCACCACGCGGAATAACCCACGCAGCGATGCCGTTGAAATCGCTGCCGGACATCTGGAAAGCAGCAATATTTCAGCGATTAGCGAAATGGTTTCCAGCATTGCGCTGAACCGCCAGTTTGAAGCCCAAATCAAGATGATGAAAGCCGCAGAAGATTTGGCGACGGCCGGTAATCGACTGATCCGTGGCAGCTAA
- the flgD gene encoding flagellar hook assembly protein FlgD, which produces MNVNDAQSYTDTTSNNSRVASNDNSAASMNNLFMTLLVAQIQNQDPLNPTDGTEYVSQLAQLSQVQSMESMSALMQNNAVLMDNLQTLSTGNLVGQKVMVQTDKIETDGSTVIDGRLSLDHAAGVVTVYVKDEAGTEHKIELGQQEAGQVDFKIDPKELGLAEGKYTLSVVTDTGEESVPIEVGGVVNNVRIPLDGSATMLNIAGLGEVPYNYISQFGMNSPSNNTDTRKA; this is translated from the coding sequence ATGAACGTCAATGACGCGCAGAGTTATACGGATACAACTAGCAATAACAGCCGTGTTGCCAGTAACGATAACAGCGCCGCGAGCATGAACAACCTGTTTATGACGCTATTGGTTGCGCAGATCCAAAACCAGGATCCGCTGAACCCAACCGATGGTACCGAATACGTTAGCCAATTGGCGCAGCTGTCTCAGGTGCAGTCGATGGAGTCCATGTCTGCGCTGATGCAAAACAATGCGGTGTTGATGGATAACCTGCAAACCCTGTCTACCGGCAACTTAGTAGGGCAGAAGGTGATGGTTCAGACCGACAAAATCGAAACTGACGGCAGTACGGTCATCGACGGTCGTCTGTCACTGGATCACGCCGCAGGCGTGGTGACGGTGTACGTCAAAGATGAAGCCGGTACCGAGCACAAAATTGAGCTAGGCCAGCAGGAAGCCGGACAGGTTGATTTTAAAATTGACCCGAAAGAGCTGGGCCTTGCCGAAGGCAAGTACACGCTAAGCGTGGTGACGGATACCGGTGAAGAGTCGGTTCCAATTGAAGTGGGTGGCGTGGTTAACAATGTGCGTATTCCATTGGATGGCAGTGCCACCATGCTGAATATCGCTGGGCTGGGTGAGGTTCCTTATAACTACATCAGCCAGTTTGGGATGAATAGCCCATCCAATAATACCGACACTCGCAAAGCGTAA
- the flgC gene encoding flagellar basal body rod protein FlgC: MAFTDIYRVSGSAMTAQTVRLNTIASNLANAESPADNEGAVYKARRPVFAAVYQNSELMDNKALAGARVQIMDVVETGNAVQRYEPNHPMANDQGCVFYPDINVVEEMADMMSASRSFETNVEVLNSVKSMQQSLLRLGEA; this comes from the coding sequence ATGGCATTTACGGATATTTATCGCGTTTCGGGTTCAGCAATGACGGCGCAAACCGTTCGCCTGAACACCATCGCCAGTAATCTGGCGAACGCGGAGTCGCCAGCGGACAACGAGGGGGCCGTGTATAAAGCTCGCCGCCCAGTGTTTGCCGCGGTGTATCAGAACAGCGAGCTGATGGACAACAAAGCCTTGGCCGGCGCTCGTGTCCAAATCATGGACGTAGTTGAAACCGGTAACGCAGTGCAGCGCTATGAACCGAATCATCCCATGGCCAACGATCAGGGTTGCGTCTTTTATCCTGACATCAACGTCGTGGAAGAGATGGCGGACATGATGTCGGCATCCCGTAGCTTCGAAACTAACGTCGAAGTTCTTAACAGTGTGAAAAGTATGCAGCAGAGCCTGCTGAGACTTGGAGAAGCTTAA